Sequence from the Kineosporia succinea genome:
CGATGCGGATCGCGCAGATGACGGGATCGTGCGACATCTCGGCTGTCGACGAGGTTGTGGAGCAGGCTCGTGCGGAGATCGACTCGGCGGGCGACAACTCGAGCACGGGCGAGATCAGCTCACTGGGCGAACTTCTGTCGACGGCGATGCAGCGATGGCAGTCGCCTGAGACGGGGATCCTGCCGACTGGGCTGCTGGACTTCGATGACATGCTGGCCGGCGGCCTGCGACCGGGGCATCTGCTGATCGTTGGTGCGCGCCCGGCTGTCGGGAAGTCCGTTGTGGCGTCGGTGATCGCCCACGCAGTGGCCCGCCGCGGAGTCGGAACGTTGTTCTGTTCGCTTGAGATGTCCCGGGACGAGGTGACCGACCGGGTTGCCGCAGACATTGCCAGCGTGGACGTGGGCCGCTTGACTCGACGGGAACTGCGCCCCGAGGACTGGGAGCGGCTTAAGACTGCTCAGGCTTCAGCTTCAGGCTGGCCCCTGAAGGTGGTCGACAGGGCCGATCAGACGGTCTCCGGGGTCAGGGCCCGCGCGCGCGACGTTAGTCGCCGTAAGGGCGGCCTGGGGCTCGTGGTCGTTGACTACCTGCAGTTGATGAAGCCCTCCGACAGCAAGGCTCCCCGCCAGGAGCAGGTGGCGAGCATCTCGCGAGGCCTGAAGTTGTTGGCCAAGGAGATGCAGGTTCCGGTGGTGGCGCTGGCGCAGGTGAACCGTGGTCCGATGAATCGCACGGACAAGCGACCAGCCATGTCCGATCTTCGCGAGTCAGGGTCGATTGAGGCTGACGCAGACGAGATCGTCCTGCTCCATCGGGATGACAAGGAGTCGCCGGGGGAAATCGAGTTCATCGTCGAGAAGAACCGCCACGGACGAACCGGGACGGTAGCTCTCGCGTGGGCGCCGCACTTCTCGCGGGTTGCCTCGATGGCGAGGGGGTTCTGATGTCCGCTCTGAAGTGGCATTGCCACCGTCGCCGTTTCGAGATCGCCGACGGTGAGGGTGTCGTCTACTGCCACGAGTGGAAGGCGCGTTCCGGAGATCAGGGATCACGGCGCTTGTCGGAGATCCTGAACGAGGAGGAGGCGCGTTGGCAGGCCGCCCACCTCGCCTGTTTCAAGGACGATGAGGACCAGGGGTACGCGTGGGCGGTTGAGCGTTTGCGGACGCTGCCCGGGCTGCTCGAGTTCCATTTCCATGTGGCGGACAAGATGTGGTCTGCCGGTACGGATTTGAACTGGTTCACCTACGAGGCCGTTAAGCGCTGCTGGGCGGAGGCATCGTGACCCGCCCGATAACGGGCCGTAGCCCGCGTCATCCCGCCCAGCCTCCTGGTCGCCGCGGCCGGCGCGCTGCCGTGGATCCGTTCCCGTGGCTGCCATTGGCTGCTGGTGCCGGAGCGTTCGTCGCCCTGGCGCTGGCGATCTCCGGAAGCTGGCTGTATTTGGCGGCTCTCGCGTGCGCCGGCCTTCTGGCCGCCGGCATGTGGTGGGCGATCCCCGGCCCGGTGCGTTGGGCGTCTGCTGCGGACACGGTGATCGAGCACCCGTCGGAGGTGGTGGCGCGTGCGCATGAGGTGTCGGGTACGACGACGGTTCACATGGAGAGGGGTGTGTGGGTGGGTGACGACGGGGCCCCGTGGTGATCCGACATTGATCCGACAGGGCTACTACGCGATCCCGCAGGGCTTGCGTAGGGCCCCTCGCCGTGCAATGCTGGCATCAGTCCAGTCGGCAGGACCATCGGTCCGGCCCGGTAGCCCAGGGAGGGCGTCATGCGGACCAAGCCTGACTCGTTCGAGGAACTCATTGCAGCCCTCAATGCTTGCATCAGCCGTCACGGTCGCATGCGGGCAAAGTCCCGTCGGCTCGCGTGGATTGGAGCTGGACGGTGAGCATCCCGACCCAGCGCACCGCCATCCAGCCGTCCCTGATCTGGCACCGCGAGGGTGACTTCTACTCGGAGCCGCTGGAACTCGGCGTGAACGGCCGAGGGACCGTGAACGACGCAGCACAGCGCCTGTTGGAGATGCCCGACGTGGTTCGTGCCGATCTCCGTCTCGGTGACCGGGTCGACATTCGGTACACGGACGGCAGTACCGCCAGCTACTACGGCGTTTCGTGCCTGCCGTCGGATGTAACCTGCGATGACGTCGCCAACCACTTCGCCTGGCTGCCTGCGACTCCCGCTAACCGTGCGCTGGAAGAGCTGCTGGCGCAGGTCGCCGACGACGCGCAGGTGGCCGACGTTCCTCTCCGTGAGGGGCGTCTCTTGGTCGCGACCGTCGGCCCGGATGTTGCCCTGAGGGAGGGCGTCTGATGCGTCGCCAGCGCGTGTATCTGCCGCCGGGCATGGACCCGGATGACCTGCCGGACCCCAGGGATCTCGCTGAGGACGCGGCGGATTTCGCGGCCGAACAGAAGGCGGCCCGTCAACGTCGGGCGCTCGAGCAGGTGCCGCAGCAGAGGAGCGACCGTGAGTGACGTGACGCTGCCGACGGGTGACCGGCTGGTGGCTGAGATCCGGCGTCTGCGCGGGCTCAATCGCGACCCGCACGTGGCGACGTTGCAGCTAGCTCTCGGCTTGGGGCGTACCGGCGTGGACTATCACGGCGAGAAGCTCGAGCGGGCCGGGCGTCTGAAGTTTCAGCATGACTCGTCGGGACGCCGACTATGGGCGACGGTCGAGGTGGTCGAGCCGTGAGCGCCTTCTGGTGGTCGTCGAATGGTGACCTGTTGAAGTCGACGGCCCGGTGCACGGCTGAGCAGTTCGCTGCGGTGCTCGCCGAGTGGCCCGTCTTCCGTGCTAGTGGCGCAGAAGTCACAGTTGTCGATGAGCGTCGCGTCGATGTTGTGACGCGCCACGGGGTCATGACTTTCACTGGCGCTGACAGTGAGAGTCCCCGTCAGGTGGCCGAAGTCGCCACCAGCGAGATCTGAACCACCCCCATCCTTCACGCGCCCGAGTGGGTGCGTCCACTAAGCACGCCCACACACGGGAGAAGACATGAAGAAGTGGCGACTGGCCTGGAGCGAAGACGACTCCGAGGTCTACACCGACAAGCAGGGCCTGCGCGACGGGATCAAGACGGTCCGGGCCGCCTGGCAGGGCGGGGATTTCAAGAGCCCGTGGGTGGAGGTCTGGTTCACGGAGGGCTACGGGTGGGAGGCGCAGGAGAGGTTCAGCCTCGCCGTCCCCGACGTCACCGAGGTACTCGCCGAGCTGCGTGATCGGGCTCAGGGGGCTGCGGCCAAGCTGTCCGCTGCGGCGGCCAAGGCTGAGAGTCCGGCCGAGAAGTACCGCCTGTCGGGCAAGGTCGAGGGCGTGAAGCTCGTCGAGTCGTACTTCCACGACGTCGAACGCCGTCTGGCGGGTGAGTGACATGAGCACGCCGATCCCGGACTACTTCGACGAGGACTGGGACGACGAAGAGTACGACGACATCACCGACTACGACCGGACCCGAACCGACCTGCTGTACGCGGATTTGGAGCGCCACGGATGAGCGTCGTCGTGAAGCCTTTCGTGGCTGCGTATGCGGCGGTCGTGACGGTGGGATTCCTCGCGTGGTGGGGGATCACGAGCGTGTGGCAGCGAATTAAGGGGGAGAAGTGAGCGACAAGCCCGAGTGGCCCGAATGCCAGCCGTTCAACTG
This genomic interval carries:
- a CDS encoding replicative DNA helicase; translation: MTAELHDVEAIHIGRYDLEAERYVLGAILATSGRALFEIGQLAPADFFRPEHEQLFALMHGMHGRGDVVEVQAVAQRLVGSPIRGIGLPQLVDMFSSCVTAANASYYAQTVRQLGRLRRLQAASMRIAQMTGSCDISAVDEVVEQARAEIDSAGDNSSTGEISSLGELLSTAMQRWQSPETGILPTGLLDFDDMLAGGLRPGHLLIVGARPAVGKSVVASVIAHAVARRGVGTLFCSLEMSRDEVTDRVAADIASVDVGRLTRRELRPEDWERLKTAQASASGWPLKVVDRADQTVSGVRARARDVSRRKGGLGLVVVDYLQLMKPSDSKAPRQEQVASISRGLKLLAKEMQVPVVALAQVNRGPMNRTDKRPAMSDLRESGSIEADADEIVLLHRDDKESPGEIEFIVEKNRHGRTGTVALAWAPHFSRVASMARGF